The Ovis aries strain OAR_USU_Benz2616 breed Rambouillet chromosome 8, ARS-UI_Ramb_v3.0, whole genome shotgun sequence genome includes the window GCTGGGCCTTCAATCTGGAGAAGAGGCCCAGTTCCAGGTCTTGTTGAGAAATTATAATAGTTATATATTGTTACAAAACAAATTATGCCCCAAACTAAATGGCTTGCATAACAGTAAACAgtggtttctgtttctttgggaCTGGTTCagcttggaaaagaccctgatgctgggaaaggttgagggcaggaggagaagggggcgacagaggatgagatggttggatggcatcactgactcagtggagatgagtttgtgtaaactctaggagttggtgatagacagggaggcttggcatgctgcggtccatggggttgcaaagagtcagacatgactgagtgactgaactgaacggatactACTGTGAGATACAGAGTCAGGTCAGAAGTATGAATGTGGAAATCCCTACTATGGTAGCCCTCATCCAATGGTGTTTTACTAACTACAAAGATTGTCCATTCATGTCAGAAATCCAGGCCACGTGAAATGAGTGTGGTGTGGATCTGTGGACCCAGGGATAAGCACTGCTAGCAGGGCCTGGCAGAGCTGTCCACTGACTGCCTGGAGCCCCGAGCTGCACTTCAGAAACAGGGAGGCCATGACGATACTGCAGTCCCTGTGCATAATGCTAGTAACATGCTAGGTCCAACATGAATGTGGGAGTTGTTTCTGCTCCTTCAGGTTCACTTACCTGAGTCCACAGTCACGTGGCTCattgggaaagaaggaaaggacttCTCTGCTTACTGTGGTGATGAAAGGGCACTCCTCACTGGAACGTggcttccttctctggggatgcATTCTGAAAAGGGGCTCCATTCTATAAATGAAATGTTCCTCAGAAGCAGCCCCCACATGCTATCCATCTCTGGCAGGACACTGGGTTCGATTCTGAAAGTCCTCTTCCATCTAGGCTTTTCCTGCAGAGCCGTCTGGCATGTATCCAGAAAGGCTGTGTGTTAGCCGATCCTGGGTACTGACCTGGTGGGCAAGGGCACACATCCAGGATGCGCAATTTCTGCCCAGCAGGGGACTTCTCCTTCTCCACAAGGAAGGGAGGGGCACTGGCTCTATGGAGTGTTGGGGATGGAGCAGGAGGGACCATGCTTGCTCTGCCAGGCCAGCCCTGTACCTTCACTCTGCTCTCACATAACTGAGGGGAGGAGGCCTATGGGCCTTTTTCTGCAaccctgccctcacctgcctTTTGCCTTCACAGATGCTCACTCTCTTTGCTATAACTTTACCGTCGATTCTCAGCCCAGACCTGGACAACCAAGGTGTGTGGTTCAAAGCCAGGTggatggaaatgtttttctcttctgtgactGTGGTCGTGCTAAGATCCAATTCACAAGTCCATTGCGGGAGGAGGTGAAAACGACAAAGGCCTGGGAAACACAGACTGAAACACTCAGAGACGTCGGGGACTTGCTCAGGGAGCAGCTGCCTGATGTTACGTCAGAGAAACACAAGGTCACAGGTGAGTTAGAAAGTCCAAGTGCAGAAGGAGCAGGCAAGGGGCTTAAACTCATTCATTGTTTctgggtaaaaaataaaatggaggatATTGGtccttccctagtagtccagtggaaGGAGCAGGCCTTGGAGGAGAGAACAGGGCCAGATTAGCTGGGCTCAGGGGAGGCGGACCCAGGTGGGGCAAAGAATCTGTCAAGCCCAGAGGCTGAGCTCTTTGCCACGGCGGGGGGCAGACCCTCTCACCTTGCAGGGCAGGATGACATGTCGGTGTGAAGAGGATGGACACATCAGTGGATCCTGGCAGTTTGGCTTCAGTGGACAAATGTGCCTCCTCTTTGACTCAGAGAATGGACACTGGACCGTGGTTCATTCTGGAGGGAGACGGATGAGAGAGAAGTGGGAGAAGGACAGGGCTGTGAGCAACTTCTTCAAAAAGGTCTCCATGGGAGACTGTCGGGCCTGGCTTCGGGATTTCTTGGTGCACTGGGAGGAAATGTCGACAACCACAGGTAAGTGAGACTAGAAGAAAGAAGTGGTAATCCACTCAAAGGGACATGGACCcacccctctgtgtgtgtgtgtgtgtgaaagtgaccTATTCAAGGTGAGTAGTTCCTGGGAGATCAATGGCCCTGGGGATGCTCTGTGatcctctttcctcttccatctcctgaCATCTCTCCCTCATAGCACAGGTGTTTGAACCATTGTACATGGATTCTTGCTGACCCCTAAATATGAGGCACCACTCTGATTCTAGAGATCTCCTTCTTACTGACACTCTCTCTACAACCTTTTAAAGATATCAGCTATTCTAGTTCTGGAAATCTGTCGATGCCACCTCAAACATCAGCTCCTGAGAGGACTTAATCTGTTCCCATCCTCGTTCACCTCATCTGATGTCACGCAGGACTGAGGGGCTATGTGGGGACCCTTGCTCGCCCATTCACTGTCTGAGCTCTGTGGAGAAGgggctcctcccttcccccatctcaCCTCAGGACCTGTCACAGGGGCTGCCATATGGTTGGTTCAAATGACTGCATGACACGAGACAGACTTGTGAACATAGCAGGGGAAGGACAGGGTAGGACGAATTGAGACGGTAGCAGTGACATATATACGTACTATGGTGCAGAAAATAGCTAACCGGTGGGAAgatgctatataacacagggagcccagcctggtgctctgtgatgacctagaggggggGGATGGAAGCAGGAAAGAAGGTTCAGGatggaagggatatatgtatctaattatggctgatttgcattgtcctataacagaaaccaacacagcattgtaaagaaactatgcACTAATGACTCCATAGTAGGGTACCTGGGTCCAGGGGGGCTGAGGCGGCATCTGCTTAGTTTAGGGGTCGGGACAAGggcttcactctcactttccttacagcatcaccaactgaagCTCCCCTCACAGTCAACTCCACGGCCACAGCCATCAAGCACACCACCTGGATCCTCCCCGTGCTCCTCACCAGTTTCATCATAACTGTCTTCCTGAGCTGAGTCCTTTCCAGGAGCAGGTACTGAGGGCAGAATTCAGAGGGAAGGCAGGGGCACAGGGCCTGGTGTGAGGCCGGGGAAGGTGAATCCCAGCCAACCCCTGCCCTTCAATGAACCTCCTCGTCCTGGAAATGAGCAGGTGAATAAGACCCCATATCACCTGAGAGCAAGAACTGCAGACCCAACTCCAAAGGCCTGTTCTCACAGGAAGTGGCCTGGATCAAGCAGACAAGGCAGGAGCCCCACAGCAGAGACTGGAAAAAGGGCTGAGGCCAGGCCTGTGCTCCTGGAGCAGCAGCAGTTCTGACTCAGCCTGTGGCCTGCACATCATCAGCCTCCCGGGGACCCAGAGCCTCCATCACTGAGCGGCCCTGCCTTGAGCAGAGGTGCCTGGGGATGGGTGGGCCTGAGCTGGGGTGGAGGCGCCCAGCTGGGCGGACTATGAAGAGATGGGGGGCAGGGACCCTGGTCCTGAGAGCTGTGTGTGCTGCTgtctctgaggctgggaggaagggaaggaaggaggtttGCCTGGAGCCCCTCAAGACTGTCAGGAAGCAAGACCCCTCCTCCCCGGACCTGCCCCTGAGGGAGGATCAGGACAGGAGTAAAGGGAGCAGATTGATTCCTTACTGGCTTCAGTCCTGAGCCTAAGCAGGTGATCTGTGTGTCAGGGAAAGGTTCTCATGCACAGACCTGGGGGACAGAggcgtgggtttaatccctgggaaGAGGCAACATGGGGGACCTGGTAGCCTCAGTGGAGGAGGCTGGTAAAGAGGTAAGTGACTGGGAGAGCAGGAGAAAGATGGAAGGACAGCGTTAGAGCCCTAGTCAGGACAGCCAGGTGGGGAAGATGGGCCTCTCTGGACACCTGGACAGCCCTGGCCACCCCTACCCATGCATGTTCCTGGCACCTGGACACAGTGCAGACCCCAGATGGGAGTGGAATCAACCAGGAGGTGATTTTAATGGGTGTCAGCAATAGAACATACTTCCAAAAACAGTGGTCATGATGAAATTATCCGAACgctttgtgtttctttcttaaaCTTCTGCACGCGTAGTTTCCACATATGTCAATAGGAAACCCAGCTTCACTGAATGAGAAGACATGAATTGGGCACTGCCTGTGCTGAGGCCTCAGCACACTCCTAGTTCAGGGCTCAGTCACCCCTGAAGTCAGCAAAGGCCAGGAACCCCATGATAACAGAGAGATGGAGCCCTCTGTCACAGGCATTGACCTCTCTAGGTCATTCACAATCTCTTTGGATGGAAATAATGACCAAAGACAAGGACCCATTTACCAAGAATTAGGGGGCCTTGTCAGTCTCAACAGGTGATAGATGGCTTCACTCTTCATCGCCAGATAGATAGCCCTGAGATGAGAATTCTGAGATAGTAAAACGCTGGTTGGAGGTTGTACAAAAGGAAACGAATGAAACGAACACCAAGGGAAGAAAGGTCTTTCATAGTGGTTACGAGTGTCATTTGGAGAACAAGAACACTTAAGACGTCTCCAGGTGACAGCTCTGGATCCCAGTCTCCCTGCCAAACTTGGAAATAGACATTCCAAGCTGAGTCCTCAAACTTTTTCTAAAGAGCAATTACATTGGTCCACAAAATGTCTTGGGCTCCCCTGGAACAGAAACAACTAGAGAACATATTGTTGATGACCCTGCAGGTAATGGCTGTCTTCTATCCCTTTCATGTtactgttcagtcatgtctgactcctgcgaCCTCACAGAATGCAggatactaggcttccctgtatttcactatctcccagagtttagtcaaacagtcaatcctaaaggaaatcagtcctgaacattcattaggctgatgctaaagctgaagctccaatactttgggcatttgatgcaaagtactgacccattggaaaagactctgatcctggaaagactgaaggcagaaagagaaggggacaacagaggatgagttggttggatggcttcaccgactcaatagacatgagtttgagcaagctttgggagtttgtgatggacagggaagcctggcgtgctgcagttcatggggtctcaaagagtgggacatgactgagtgactgaagtgaactgaactgaactcacctctggccatgtttttctccagtatAACATCAGGCAATTGCCCCTTGAGGAAGTCCCCATTGTCTCTCagtgtttctctctgtgtttccCAAGTATTCATAGTTTTCACCTCCTCTCCCAATGGACTTGTGGATTAGATCATGGCGCCACCACAGTCATAGGAGAGAAAAACATTCCCATCAACCTGGCCTTGAGCCACACACCATGCCTCTCCAGGACTGGGGTGAAGATCGATGGTGAATTGTAGCAAAGAGTGAGCGTCTGTGAAGGAAAACGCAGGTGAGGGCAGGTTTTGGAGAAGAAGACCCATTACCTTCTCCCCCCACTTATGTGAGAGCAGAGGAAAGCTGCAGGGCTGGGTTGGTAGAGCAGGaaggcctccctgccccccaaCACCACTTACAGGCTGAGCAAGTGGAGAAACCACACAACATTATGTCTACTCTGCTCATAAGGCCCACACAGAACCCAAAGCTGCGGAAAGGAGAATTCACAATTGGTGTCACAGGACTTAGCAAGGTCAGGGTGATGCTGCTGATGTACCACTTTGATGGGTCTTGGGATTCTGGAGAAGGCCTGGCCCACAaggcatgaaagagaaaatccaGAACTTCCGAggcaggtggaagaggagaggatcaaaggctcagagaagtgaatgtGCCAGGGTGGACACGATATGAAAGGGCAGGAAAGTGTGCAGTCCCCCAGGTTCTATGGAGCCTGAGAGGAAAGAACGGATGAGAAGCATCTCCAACAGCTCAAGGGTGACTTTTGCTGAAGGTGAGGGATGGTTGCGGGACTGGTGTTCCTGTGCCTTTCCAGCAGGAGTAAGGATGGAGAAGGCGGAAGAGCTGATGCCAGGGGGAGTGCCCTATGTCAGAAACAAAGCAGATGCAGTGGCCAAGGGGACCAGAGGGCCCCACTGTAGCCAGGCCTCACTGCAGAGAGTACCATGCTGGCTCATAGCACAGGGCGATCCTAGAGGCAAACAGATGAGCAGTGAGCCCAGTTAAAAACTACATGattcaaaggaaaaattatataacaaaacagacaaacacaaGGCTGGATGTTCAGGAAGCTGAGTGCAGACATCCCAACAAAATGTCCAAGTCCTTTGTGCAGTATCCAGCACTGAGTCAGGTCTTATATTCAGAATCCATTCCTAGAGATAGAGATGCCAGGCATCAGCAAGGAGGGCCCTCTTATCACAACAGCAAGTGCAGAAGTCCTTCTGGCCTTGGAAGCCACACGGTCATTGACTGGGGTAAGTGTACACTTGGCAGAGAAGCCACTCCCACATTCATAAGGACCTAGAGTGGGACTGTCATCATGTCCAGCAGTCTGAAACATCATCATGGCCCGCCTGTTATTACTGTGGTGCCTGAGATCTGTGTAAGGAATACACATCTGTCCCACGTCCTGCCCACAGGAGTGTCACCCATTCACTGGTCCTCATAGTGCTCATTTCACATCCACTGCATTTGCATATGAATGAAAAATCTTCACAGTTAGTAAATTACCGTGCGGTGAGGGCTACCATAGAAGCGATTTCCAAGTTCACACTCCTGACACTGACCTTCATCCCCCAATAGTACGTGTAAAGAATATCATATCCTGGAGAAAATGACAGAGTACCAACCTACAACCCTCCAGGGCTGCAGGAGTGTCATCCCTATCCTATCTCCATTTAATTCCCAGTGGGCCCCATAGATTTCTATAATTGTACATATGACATATTTCAGGCTTTGCAGACCATGGTTTTCTGTTACAACTGCTGTCCTAGCACAAAAGCAGTCACGGACGATTGGTGACTGATGACCTGCTCTTTGGGCAGATGACTCAGCAGAATCTGTGACGTCAGAGGTATCTGTCTGTGGTCAGAAAGATGCTATGTGCTGAACATGACATTTTACTTGGAAGTTCACAACACAGACCCTTTATGTCCTGAAGCAAGGCCATGAGATTTGCAATGGGGAATACTACACCATTTAAATGTGGCTCCTGGTATGGTCCTGGGGGCTGGTGGAGGTGAGGCCACTGGTCACGAAATGTCAACGTTGTCTATCATAATCTGGGCTCACCAACCCCTAATCATTAGTTCAGATAGACCAGCCATCAGAGGATTAAAGTGATATTGTGGTGTGGCATAAGAAGGGCCAGAGGCAACAAATAAGAGAGAGCAGCAGGTGGCCTAGGCCTGACATCAGAATTGTTGTAGGACCACTGTTCTCCAGGGCCtgcccctgtggctcagcagtaaggaatccacttgcaatgtcaGAGCTGGAGTAGATGTGGGATCTGTCCCTAAGtgagaagatcccgtggaggagagcatggcaacccactccagtgttcttgcctggagaatctcttggacagaggaccctcgtgggctatagtccataggatcataaagagttggacatgactggagtgacttagcatgcacacactattcTCTGCTCATGCCAGAGCCTTCATGCAGTGTCCCCTATATCTCCATGGACCATGGAAGCCACTCTAGAGCAGACGGGCTCAGAGGACATTAGCCCATATCTGCTGGACCCACACTCCTTTCACATTCACACCACCCAGAACATACAAGGCAGGACAGAGCAAGTTTTTGGTTCAGAAACAGGCAGCTAAGCATCCTTGCACTAGGCCCTAAGGGATGAGTCATCTGTTActgttactattactattactattacagggcagtcacattttttttttttaggtcatcTTTGCCTGCTCTTGTAGCACAAATGTGGAGATGTATAATGCACACAGACACCAAATGGCCTGTCGAGACCAACAGTGTTACTCTCTGTCTTTTAAAGAAAAGGTTCGCCAACTCCTGCCTTAAATAATAGCTATTATAGGCCACTGTCTTCATAGTCTCAGGGAATATGAATGTGGGACCGAAGGGTAGAAGCGGGGCTGCCCGTCCTGACCCTCA containing:
- the LOC114116134 gene encoding UL16-binding protein 3-like, whose product is MEQEGPCLLCQASPVPSLCSHITEGRRPMGLFLQPCPHLPFAFTDAHSLCYNFTVDSQPRPGQPRCVVQSQVDGNVFLFCDCGRAKIQFTSPLREEVKTTKAWETQTETLRDVGDLLREQLPDVTSEKHKVTDPLTLQGRMTCRCEEDGHISGSWQFGFSGQMCLLFDSENGHWTVVHSGGRRMREKWEKDRAVSNFFKKVSMGDCRAWLRDFLVHWEEMSTTTGK